A genomic region of Herbaspirillum sp. DW155 contains the following coding sequences:
- a CDS encoding DUF6708 domain-containing protein yields the protein MMSKGDRKAARIAQRAQQEGAQGKPYGSFEPDGAAAHESDFVLYDWTGQAASDAFFALHNEAAFKGLGTDAVLLPPHSLSVSRTPNTSASVIEAYPHGLAYADQIAGIVGMAAFGALMFSPLAGIYIYDSIVRFNQFGIFSTLFGWICLVFSTSILYFLIRWDITGYRYAPVLFDRAAGKVHVFFDQTLLFRWLPLWGGGKYEIQTYDWSCIRGQVTRSRVVTGNTAQELASLSCVVVQSPQDPTVVAQFEVGGSTNALAVQLLLDRWEHVRRFMEHEGPLFVQDDGPYVPPATQSLWGALCWGQPLIGPGRHAPSVGMVLAQMFTACFVWFTVPFGLVGWVCFHIKDKPKWPAEILASVGGNPLSGKDLEAWRGVVQASKHESGNQKARS from the coding sequence ATGATGAGCAAGGGTGACCGCAAAGCCGCACGCATTGCGCAGCGTGCGCAACAAGAAGGTGCCCAAGGTAAGCCCTATGGTTCCTTCGAACCAGATGGCGCAGCCGCCCATGAGAGTGACTTTGTGCTATACGACTGGACGGGGCAAGCTGCCAGCGACGCATTTTTTGCTTTGCATAACGAGGCTGCTTTTAAGGGTTTGGGCACTGATGCAGTGCTGCTGCCACCGCACAGCTTGAGCGTGAGCCGCACCCCTAATACAAGTGCCTCGGTCATCGAAGCCTATCCGCATGGGCTGGCTTACGCCGATCAGATCGCAGGAATCGTGGGAATGGCGGCATTTGGTGCATTAATGTTTTCGCCACTTGCTGGTATATATATTTACGATTCAATTGTGAGATTTAACCAATTCGGAATTTTTTCAACATTATTTGGATGGATATGTTTGGTCTTTAGTACAAGCATTCTTTATTTCCTTATCCGTTGGGACATCACCGGCTATCGCTACGCCCCTGTACTCTTTGATCGTGCCGCAGGGAAGGTGCATGTGTTCTTTGATCAAACGCTGCTGTTTCGCTGGCTACCGCTGTGGGGTGGCGGCAAGTATGAAATCCAGACCTACGACTGGTCTTGCATACGCGGCCAAGTGACGCGCTCTCGCGTGGTCACTGGGAACACCGCACAAGAACTCGCTTCGCTTTCTTGTGTGGTAGTGCAAAGCCCACAAGATCCCACGGTGGTAGCCCAGTTTGAAGTGGGCGGCAGCACCAATGCGCTGGCGGTGCAGCTACTGCTAGACCGCTGGGAACATGTGCGCCGCTTCATGGAACACGAGGGTCCGTTGTTTGTGCAAGATGACGGCCCGTATGTACCGCCGGCTACACAGTCATTGTGGGGCGCATTGTGCTGGGGCCAACCGCTCATTGGTCCGGGACGACATGCGCCGAGTGTTGGCATGGTGCTGGCGCAAATGTTTACTGCGTGTTTTGTATGGTTCACCGTTCCGTTTGGGCTGGTGGGTTGGGTGTGCTTTCACATCAAAGACAAACCAAAATGGCCTGCAGAAATTCTAGCGAGCGTGGGAGGTAACCCACTTAGCGGGAAAGACCTGGAGGCTTGGCGCGGTGTGGTGCAAGCATCCAAACATGAGTCTGGCAATCAAAAAGCTCGTAGTTGA
- a CDS encoding DUF6708 domain-containing protein → MSKGDRKAARIAQRAQQEGAQGKPYGSFEPDGPDVHESDFVLYDWTGQAASDAFFALHNEPAFKGLGNDAVLLPPHSLSVSRTPNTSGSVIEAYPHGLAYTDQIAGIVGAMAFMALFMFLPAFLLMCHLLISIHQNGNLGIGIQLLGVVMLLFGGTILYFSFRWDITGYRYAPVLFDRAAGKVHVFFDQTLLFRWLPLWGGGKYEIQTYDWSCIRGQVTRSRVFTGNTAQELASLSCVVVRGPQDPTVVAQFEVGGSTNALAVQLLLDRWEHVRRFMEHEGPLFVQDDGPYVPPATQSLWGALCWGQPLIGPGRHAPSVGMVLAQIFTAFFIWFTVPFGLVGWLCFHIKDKPKWPAEILASVGGNPLTGKDLEAWRGVVPASKHESGNQKARS, encoded by the coding sequence ATGAGCAAGGGTGACCGCAAAGCCGCACGCATTGCACAGCGTGCGCAACAAGAAGGTGCGCAAGGTAAGCCCTATGGTTCGTTCGAACCCGATGGCCCAGATGTCCATGAGAGTGACTTCGTGTTGTATGACTGGACGGGGCAAGCCGCTAGTGACGCATTTTTTGCTCTGCATAACGAGCCTGCCTTCAAGGGGTTGGGCAATGATGCGGTGCTGCTGCCACCGCACAGCTTGAGCGTGAGCCGTACACCTAATACAAGCGGCTCGGTCATCGAGGCCTATCCGCATGGGTTGGCTTACACCGATCAAATTGCGGGGATTGTGGGGGCGATGGCTTTTATGGCTTTGTTCATGTTTTTGCCAGCCTTCTTACTTATGTGTCACCTTCTTATCTCTATTCATCAAAACGGAAATTTGGGTATTGGAATTCAGTTACTCGGAGTGGTAATGCTTCTTTTTGGTGGAACTATTCTCTACTTTTCTTTCCGTTGGGACATCACCGGCTACCGCTACGCCCCTGTACTCTTTGATCGTGCCGCAGGGAAGGTGCATGTGTTCTTTGATCAAACGCTGCTGTTTCGCTGGCTACCGCTGTGGGGTGGTGGCAAGTATGAAATCCAGACCTACGACTGGTCTTGCATACGCGGCCAAGTGACGCGCTCTCGTGTGTTCACTGGGAACACCGCACAAGAACTCGCTTCGCTTTCTTGTGTGGTGGTGCGAGGTCCACAAGATCCCACGGTGGTAGCCCAGTTCGAAGTGGGTGGCAGCACCAATGCGCTGGCGGTGCAGTTACTGCTAGACCGCTGGGAACATGTGCGCCGCTTCATGGAACATGAAGGGCCGCTGTTTGTGCAAGATGACGGGCCGTATGTTCCACCGGCTACGCAGTCATTGTGGGGAGCATTGTGTTGGGGCCAACCGCTCATTGGTCCGGGACGACATGCGCCGAGTGTCGGCATGGTGTTGGCGCAAATCTTTACGGCGTTTTTTATATGGTTCACCGTTCCATTTGGGCTAGTGGGTTGGTTGTGCTTCCATATCAAAGACAAACCAAAATGGCCTGCGGAAATTCTGGCAAGCGTCGGGGGCAACCCACTCACCGGGAAAGACCTGGAGGCTTGGCGCGGTGTGGTGCCTGCATCCAAACATGAGTCTGGCAATCAAAAAGCTCGTAGTTGA
- a CDS encoding DUF6708 domain-containing protein, with the protein MSKGDRKAVRIAQCAQQEGAQGKPYGSFKPDGSAAHESDFVLYDWTGQAASDAFFALHNEPAFKGLGNDAVLLPPHSLSVSRNPNTSGSVIEAYPHGLAYVDRIAGMVGVGAFSALMFSPLFLLMCHLLITIHNNGMFGFGIQLFGLLTILFGGTVLYFSFRWDITGYRYAPVLFDRAAGKVHVFFDQMLLFRWLPLWGGGKYEIQTYDWSCIRGQVTRSRVFTGNTAQELASLSCVVVRGPQDPTVVAQFEVGGSTNALAVQLLLDRWEHVRRFMEHEGPLFVQDDGPYVPPATQSLWGALCWGQPLIGPGRHAPSVGMVLAQIFTAFFIWFTVPFGLVGWLCFHIKDKPKWPAEILASVGGNPLTGKDLDAWRGVVPASKHESGNQKARS; encoded by the coding sequence ATGAGCAAGGGTGACCGCAAAGCCGTACGCATTGCACAGTGTGCGCAACAAGAAGGTGCGCAAGGTAAGCCCTATGGTTCGTTCAAGCCAGATGGGTCAGCCGCTCATGAGAGTGACTTTGTGCTGTACGACTGGACAGGACAAGCCGCCAGTGACGCATTTTTTGCTCTGCATAACGAGCCTGCATTTAAAGGCTTAGGTAATGATGCGGTACTACTGCCTCCGCACAGCTTGAGCGTGAGCCGCAACCCTAATACAAGCGGCTCGGTCATCGAAGCTTATCCGCATGGCTTGGCCTATGTTGATCGGATTGCAGGGATGGTGGGAGTGGGAGCGTTTAGTGCATTAATGTTTTCGCCACTCTTCTTACTTATGTGTCACCTTCTTATCACTATTCATAACAATGGAATGTTCGGCTTTGGAATTCAGCTATTCGGATTGTTGACGATTCTCTTCGGTGGAACTGTTCTCTACTTTTCTTTCCGCTGGGACATCACCGGCTACCGCTACGCCCCTGTACTCTTTGACCGTGCCGCCGGCAAAGTGCATGTGTTCTTTGATCAAATGCTGTTGTTTCGCTGGCTACCGCTATGGGGTGGCGGCAAGTATGAAATTCAGACCTACGACTGGTCTTGCATACGCGGCCAAGTGACGCGCTCTCGTGTGTTCACTGGGAACACCGCACAAGAACTCGCTTCGCTCTCTTGTGTGGTGGTGCGAGGTCCACAAGATCCCACGGTGGTAGCCCAGTTCGAAGTGGGTGGCAGCACCAATGCGCTGGCGGTGCAGTTACTGCTAGACCGCTGGGAACATGTGCGCCGCTTCATGGAACATGAAGGGCCGCTGTTTGTGCAAGATGACGGGCCGTATGTTCCACCGGCTACGCAGTCATTGTGGGGAGCATTGTGTTGGGGCCAACCGCTCATTGGTCCGGGACGACATGCGCCGAGTGTCGGCATGGTGTTGGCGCAAATCTTTACGGCGTTTTTTATATGGTTCACCGTTCCATTTGGGCTAGTGGGTTGGTTGTGCTTCCATATCAAAGACAAACCAAAATGGCCTGCGGAAATTCTGGCAAGCGTCGGGGGCAACCCACTCACCGGGAAAGACCTGGACGCTTGGCGCGGTGTGGTGCCAGCATCCAAACATGAGTCTGGCAATCAAAAAGCTCGTAGTTGA
- a CDS encoding IS3 family transposase (programmed frameshift), with protein sequence MTSFTTRQTVEHIEILTEPERRRRRTPQEKIAIVQETLAPGASVSAVARRHGVNANQVFGWRKQYQEGSLTAVKAGETVVPASELAAAIKEIKELQRLLGKKTMENEILREAVEWGRSKNPDCALALAAGGRPMKVVCDVLGVARSAVAVKRARSPEWRDGRSARKVGDSGLLEEIELYVASLPSYGYRRIWALLRRSRESLGQACVNHKRVYRVMREHALLLRRPGVRRDNRRHDGRVAVKQSNARWCSDGFEFRCDDGAALRVTFALDCCDREAISWAATTGGHSGDVVRDVMLAAVEQRFGSTQTPQVIEWLSDNGSAYIDHRTRSFARELGLEPLTTPVRSPQSNGMAERFVKTMKHDYIAFMDKPDVPTALTHLASAFEQYNERHPHKALKYRSPREFRRAAASVT encoded by the exons ATGACCAGTTTTACGACTAGGCAAACCGTGGAGCACATCGAGATTCTGACCGAGCCGGAGCGTCGCAGAAGACGCACGCCCCAAGAAAAAATAGCCATCGTCCAGGAGACCTTGGCTCCTGGAGCTTCCGTATCAGCCGTTGCCAGGCGACACGGGGTGAACGCGAACCAGGTGTTTGGTTGGCGCAAGCAGTACCAGGAAGGCAGTCTGACCGCCGTCAAGGCTGGCGAGACGGTAGTCCCGGCCTCGGAGCTGGCCGCGGCCATCAAGGAAATCAAAGAACTGCAGCGGCTGTTGGGCAAGAAGACCATGGAGAACGAGATTCTGCGCGAGGCCGTCGAATGGGGCCGGTCAAAAAACC CTGATTGCGCGCTCGCCCTTGCTGCCGGAGGACGACCAATGAAAGTGGTCTGTGACGTTCTCGGTGTGGCGCGCTCTGCAGTGGCAGTAAAACGAGCCCGGAGCCCGGAATGGCGAGATGGCCGTAGTGCTCGCAAAGTCGGCGACAGCGGCTTGCTCGAAGAGATTGAGCTGTATGTCGCGAGCTTGCCGAGCTATGGCTATCGCCGCATCTGGGCTTTGCTGCGACGTAGCCGGGAATCTCTGGGGCAAGCGTGCGTGAACCATAAGCGGGTCTATCGCGTCATGCGAGAGCACGCGTTGCTGCTGCGCCGACCTGGTGTGAGACGCGACAATCGACGCCACGATGGTCGCGTAGCGGTCAAGCAAAGTAATGCGCGCTGGTGTTCGGACGGCTTCGAATTCCGTTGTGATGACGGGGCTGCATTGAGAGTGACGTTTGCACTGGATTGTTGTGACCGTGAAGCCATCAGCTGGGCGGCCACTACCGGTGGGCATAGCGGGGATGTCGTGCGCGACGTGATGCTGGCCGCCGTGGAGCAGAGGTTTGGAAGCACGCAGACTCCACAGGTGATTGAATGGCTCAGCGACAACGGCTCGGCCTACATCGACCATCGCACACGCAGCTTCGCTCGCGAGCTGGGATTGGAGCCCTTGACCACGCCCGTGCGCTCGCCACAGAGTAACGGCATGGCGGAGCGGTTCGTAAAAACGATGAAGCATGATTACATCGCCTTCATGGACAAGCCCGATGTGCCTACGGCGCTCACGCATCTGGCCTCTGCCTTCGAGCAATACAATGAGCGCCATCCGCACAAGGCCCTGAAATACCGCTCGCCTCGCGAGTTCAGACGGGCTGCAGCATCAGTAACTTAA
- a CDS encoding DUF6708 domain-containing protein, with amino-acid sequence MQTYDWSCIRGQVTRSRVFTGNTAQELASLSCVVVRGPQDPTVVAQFEVGGSTNALAVQLLLDRWEHVRRFMEHEGPLFVQDDGPYVPPATQSLWGALCWGQPLIGPGRHAPSVGMVLAQLFTACFVWFTVPFGLVGWVCFHIKDKPKWPAEILASVGGNPLSGKDLAAWRGVVPASKDESGNQKARS; translated from the coding sequence ATCCAGACCTACGACTGGTCTTGCATACGCGGCCAAGTGACGCGCTCTCGTGTGTTCACTGGGAACACCGCACAAGAACTCGCTTCGCTCTCTTGTGTGGTGGTACGAGGTCCACAAGATCCCACAGTGGTAGCCCAGTTCGAAGTGGGCGGCAGCACCAATGCGCTGGCGGTGCAGTTACTGCTAGACCGCTGGGAACATGTGCGCCGCTTCATGGAACATGAAGGGCCGCTGTTTGTGCAAGATGACGGGCCGTATGTTCCACCGGCTACGCAGTCATTGTGGGGCGCTTTGTGCTGGGGCCAACCGCTTATTGGTCCAGGACGACATGCGCCGAGTGTCGGCATGGTGTTGGCGCAATTATTTACGGCGTGCTTTGTGTGGTTCACCGTTCCGTTTGGGCTGGTGGGTTGGGTGTGCTTTCACATCAAAGACAAACCTAAATGGCCTGCAGAAATTCTAGCGAGCGTGGGAGGTAACCCACTTAGCGGGAAAGACCTGGCGGCTTGGCGCGGGGTGGTGCCTGCATCCAAAGATGAGTCTGGCAATCAAAAAGCTCGTAGTTGA
- a CDS encoding DUF6708 domain-containing protein — MSKGDRKAARIAQRAQQEGAQGKPYGSFKPDGSAAHESDFVLYDWTGQAASDAFFALRNDPAFKGFGTDAVLLPPHSLSVSRAPHTGGLAMEAYPHGLAYADQIAGGLGMAAFGALFMGLPILSVGIQGLPWLFSQIGQGGLGSGFAFGLSFCLFVFCVLMVWFLIRWDITGYRYAPVLFDRAAGKVHVFFDQTLLFRWLPLWGGGKYEIQTYDWSCIRGQVTRSRVVTGNVAQELASLSCVVVQSPQDPTVIGQFEVGGSTNALAVQLLLDRWEHVRRFMEHEGPLFVQDDGPYIPPATQSLWGALCWGQPLIGPGRHAPSVGMVLAQIFTAFFIWFTVPFGLVGWLCFHIKDKPKWPAEILASVGGNPLTGKDLEAWRGVVPASTLESGNQKTRS; from the coding sequence ATGAGCAAGGGCGATCGCAAAGCCGCACGCATTGCACAGCGTGCGCAACAAGAAGGTGCGCAAGGTAAGCCCTATGGTTCGTTCAAGCCAGATGGGTCAGCCGCTCATGAGAGTGACTTTGTGCTGTATGACTGGACAGGGCAAGCTGCCAGCGATGCATTTTTTGCTCTGCGTAATGATCCTGCTTTTAAAGGCTTTGGCACCGATGCAGTACTACTGCCCCCGCACAGTTTGAGTGTGAGTCGCGCACCCCATACAGGTGGCTTGGCAATGGAAGCCTATCCGCATGGTTTGGCTTACGCCGATCAGATTGCAGGTGGGCTAGGCATGGCGGCGTTTGGTGCATTATTTATGGGCTTACCAATTCTTTCAGTGGGAATACAAGGGCTCCCGTGGTTATTTAGCCAGATTGGCCAGGGTGGTTTGGGCAGCGGTTTCGCATTTGGATTGTCGTTTTGTTTGTTTGTATTCTGTGTGTTAATGGTCTGGTTCCTTATCCGCTGGGACATCACCGGCTACCGCTACGCCCCTGTACTCTTTGACCGTGCCGCAGGGAAGGTGCATGTGTTCTTTGATCAAACGCTGCTGTTTCGCTGGCTACCGCTATGGGGTGGTGGCAAGTATGAAATTCAGACCTACGACTGGTCTTGCATACGCGGCCAAGTGACACGCTCTCGCGTGGTCACAGGTAATGTCGCCCAAGAACTCGCTTCGCTTTCTTGTGTGGTAGTGCAAAGCCCACAAGATCCCACGGTGATAGGCCAGTTCGAAGTGGGCGGCAGCACCAATGCGCTGGCGGTGCAGTTACTGCTAGACCGCTGGGAACATGTGCGCCGCTTCATGGAACATGAAGGGCCGTTGTTTGTGCAAGATGACGGGCCGTATATTCCACCGGCTACGCAGTCATTGTGGGGAGCATTGTGTTGGGGCCAACCGCTCATTGGTCCGGGACGACATGCGCCGAGTGTCGGCATGGTGCTGGCGCAAATCTTTACGGCGTTTTTTATATGGTTCACCGTTCCATTTGGGCTGGTGGGTTGGTTGTGCTTTCACATCAAAGACAAGCCAAAATGGCCTGCGGAAATTCTGGCAAGCGTCGGGGGCAACCCACTCACCGGGAAAGACCTGGAGGCTTGGCGCGGTGTGGTGCCTGCATCCACGCTTGAGTCAGGCAATCAAAAAACGCGTAGTTGA
- a CDS encoding GNAT family N-acetyltransferase, protein MDYRTRIVSSLAEIGQQRWDALVASQAEGNPFLSYAFLHALHESGSASPESGWEPHYLTLWQGDAQQEQLVAALPLYRKFHSYGEYVFDWAWAEAYQRHGVDYYPKLLSAIPFTPVRGARLMAIDETARGALVAALRALQERNEVSSTHILYPPPEQAQQLADDGFLLRSGVQFHWHNEGYGDFAEFVDTLDRKKRKNILAERRKVAEQGVRFVWLRGAEITEAHWRFFNRCYRHTYAAHYSTPYLNLDFFRRIGQTMPQHLLLTVALRGEQPIASSLTVHDDDTLYGRYWGALEHVPCLHFETAYYQPLEFCIAEKITWFEGGAQGEHKMARGFLPQKTWSAHWLAHPGFYDAVEHFLSRESNGIDGYISELNEHNPFRDPPR, encoded by the coding sequence ATGGATTATCGCACGCGAATCGTTTCTTCTCTGGCCGAGATCGGCCAACAGCGCTGGGATGCCCTGGTGGCGTCCCAGGCCGAGGGCAATCCCTTCCTCTCCTATGCCTTCCTGCATGCGCTGCATGAGAGCGGCAGCGCCAGTCCCGAATCCGGCTGGGAGCCGCATTACCTGACACTGTGGCAGGGCGATGCACAACAAGAACAACTGGTGGCCGCCCTGCCCCTGTACCGCAAGTTCCACTCTTACGGCGAATACGTCTTCGACTGGGCCTGGGCCGAGGCTTACCAGCGGCATGGCGTGGACTACTACCCCAAGCTGCTCTCGGCCATCCCCTTTACGCCGGTACGCGGCGCGCGCCTGATGGCCATCGACGAGACCGCACGCGGCGCGCTGGTGGCCGCGCTACGGGCGCTGCAAGAGCGAAATGAAGTTTCCTCCACGCACATTCTGTATCCCCCGCCGGAACAGGCGCAGCAGCTGGCGGACGACGGTTTCCTGCTGCGCAGTGGCGTGCAGTTCCACTGGCACAATGAAGGTTATGGCGATTTTGCGGAATTCGTCGACACGCTGGACCGCAAGAAGCGCAAGAACATCCTGGCCGAACGGCGCAAGGTGGCCGAGCAAGGCGTGCGCTTCGTCTGGCTGCGCGGAGCCGAGATCACCGAGGCGCACTGGCGCTTCTTCAATCGCTGCTACCGGCACACCTATGCGGCGCACTATTCCACGCCCTACCTGAACCTGGATTTCTTCCGCCGCATCGGCCAGACCATGCCGCAGCATCTGCTGCTGACGGTGGCCCTGCGCGGCGAGCAGCCGATTGCCTCTTCGCTCACCGTGCATGACGACGACACGCTCTATGGCCGCTACTGGGGCGCGCTGGAACACGTACCCTGCCTGCATTTCGAGACGGCGTATTACCAGCCGCTGGAATTCTGCATCGCCGAGAAGATCACCTGGTTCGAAGGCGGCGCCCAGGGCGAGCACAAGATGGCGCGCGGTTTTCTGCCGCAGAAAACCTGGTCGGCGCACTGGCTGGCGCATCCGGGGTTCTACGATGCGGTGGAGCATTTCCTGTCGCGCGAAAGCAATGGCATCGATGGCTATATTTCCGAGCTGAACGAACACAATCCCTTCCGCGATCCGCCGCGCTGA
- a CDS encoding NAD(+) synthase → MQSPFFNLYSHGFARVAVAVPDCKVADPGFNAERTIALAEQAAARGAALVSFPELGLSAYSCEDLFQQRALLEASLQALQSVLEASMRICAALVVGMPLKVDHQLYNCAVVVHNGRIMGVVPKSYLPNYSEFYEARQFSSADCAVTRRTRLLGQDVDFGSHLLFEIGNIPDFRFHIEICEDVWVPVPPSSFAALAGATVLVNLSASNIVVGKAGYRHQLVSQQSARCLAAYLYSSAGNGESTTDLAWDGQALICENGELLAESERFAEGGHVIYADVDLERLSRERIHQTTFGQSVRRHAEEVRRFEVVRFDVQIPVEQALPLQRRVARFPYVPANAEQRELRCREVYNIQVQALVQRLSSSGLKKVVIGVSGGLDSTHALLVCAKAMDKLGLPRSNILAYTMPGFATSSRTLVQAHQLMAQVGCAAQEIDIRPSCEQMLKDLGHPYSRGEPVYDITFENVQAGERTNHLFRLANHHGAIVIGTGDLSELALGWCTYGVGDHMSHYNVNASVPKTLITHLVRWVAESGSLELKQPEVLIHILETEISPELVPGASDGEPGQRTQDFIGPYELQDFNLYYILRYGFAPAKVAFLAHSAWQDRTLGHWPEGLHGPRNQYSLPQIKKNLGIFVYRFFKTSQFKRSCVPNAPKVGTGGSLSPRGDWRAPSDGEATVWLRDLERIPDLEG, encoded by the coding sequence ATGCAAAGCCCCTTCTTCAATCTCTACAGCCACGGTTTCGCCCGCGTCGCAGTGGCGGTGCCGGACTGCAAGGTGGCCGATCCCGGCTTCAACGCCGAGCGCACCATCGCCCTGGCCGAACAGGCCGCCGCCCGTGGTGCTGCCCTGGTGTCCTTCCCCGAACTGGGCCTGTCGGCCTACAGCTGCGAAGACCTGTTCCAGCAGCGTGCCTTGCTGGAAGCGTCCCTGCAGGCCCTGCAATCGGTGCTGGAAGCGTCCATGCGCATCTGCGCCGCGCTCGTCGTGGGCATGCCCCTGAAGGTCGATCACCAGCTTTACAACTGCGCCGTGGTGGTCCATAACGGCCGCATCATGGGCGTGGTGCCCAAGAGCTACCTGCCCAACTACAGCGAATTCTACGAAGCGCGCCAGTTCAGCAGCGCCGATTGCGCCGTCACGCGCCGCACGCGTCTGTTGGGGCAGGATGTGGACTTCGGCAGCCATCTGCTGTTCGAGATCGGCAATATCCCCGACTTCCGTTTCCACATCGAAATCTGCGAAGACGTCTGGGTGCCGGTCCCGCCGTCTTCCTTCGCGGCGCTGGCCGGGGCCACCGTGCTGGTGAACCTGTCGGCTTCCAATATCGTGGTGGGCAAGGCGGGGTATCGCCATCAGCTGGTGTCGCAGCAATCGGCGCGCTGCCTGGCGGCGTATCTGTATTCCTCGGCCGGCAATGGAGAATCGACCACCGACCTGGCCTGGGATGGCCAGGCACTCATCTGCGAGAACGGCGAACTGCTGGCCGAGTCCGAGCGCTTCGCCGAAGGCGGTCACGTGATCTATGCCGATGTCGACCTGGAACGCCTCTCGCGTGAGCGCATCCACCAGACCACCTTCGGCCAGTCGGTGCGTCGTCATGCAGAAGAAGTACGTCGCTTCGAGGTGGTCCGCTTCGATGTGCAGATTCCGGTGGAGCAGGCATTGCCGCTGCAGCGCAGGGTGGCGCGTTTCCCGTATGTGCCGGCCAATGCCGAACAGCGCGAACTGCGCTGTCGCGAGGTCTACAACATCCAGGTGCAGGCGCTGGTGCAGCGGCTGTCCTCGTCGGGGTTGAAGAAGGTGGTCATCGGTGTGTCGGGCGGGCTCGATTCGACGCACGCGCTGCTGGTCTGCGCCAAGGCCATGGACAAGCTGGGCCTGCCGCGTTCCAACATCCTGGCCTACACCATGCCCGGCTTTGCCACCAGCAGCCGCACGCTGGTGCAGGCGCATCAGCTGATGGCACAGGTCGGCTGCGCGGCGCAGGAAATCGATATCCGTCCCAGCTGCGAACAGATGTTGAAAGACCTCGGCCACCCGTATTCGCGCGGCGAGCCGGTCTATGACATCACCTTCGAAAACGTGCAGGCCGGCGAGCGCACCAATCACCTGTTCCGCCTGGCCAACCATCATGGCGCCATCGTCATCGGCACGGGCGACCTGTCCGAACTGGCGCTGGGCTGGTGCACCTATGGCGTGGGCGATCACATGTCGCACTACAACGTCAATGCCAGCGTGCCCAAGACTTTGATTACCCACCTGGTGCGCTGGGTGGCCGAATCGGGTTCGCTGGAACTGAAGCAGCCGGAAGTGCTGATCCACATCCTGGAAACCGAGATCAGCCCGGAACTGGTGCCGGGCGCCTCGGACGGCGAGCCGGGCCAGCGCACGCAGGACTTCATCGGCCCCTACGAGCTGCAGGATTTCAATCTCTACTACATCCTGCGCTATGGCTTCGCGCCGGCGAAGGTGGCCTTCCTGGCGCACAGCGCCTGGCAGGACCGTACGCTCGGCCACTGGCCCGAGGGATTGCACGGCCCGCGCAACCAGTACAGCTTGCCGCAGATCAAGAAAAACCTGGGCATCTTCGTCTATCGCTTCTTCAAGACCAGCCAGTTCAAGCGCTCCTGCGTGCCCAATGCCCCCAAGGTCGGTACCGGCGGCTCGCTCTCGCCGCGCGGGGATTGGCGTGCGCCCAGTGATGGCGAGGCCACCGTCTGGCTCAGGGATCTGGAGCGTATTCCCGATCTGGAGGGCTGA
- a CDS encoding P-II family nitrogen regulator — protein MKQVTAIIKPFKLDEVRESLAEVGVTGLTVTEVKGFGRQKGHTELYRGAEYVVDFLPKVKIEVVVDDNVVEQAVDAIIKAARTGKIGDGKIFVQEVEQVIRIRTGETGPDAV, from the coding sequence ATGAAACAAGTGACCGCCATCATCAAACCGTTCAAGCTGGACGAGGTGCGTGAATCCCTCGCCGAAGTCGGCGTCACGGGCCTGACGGTCACCGAAGTGAAAGGCTTCGGTCGCCAGAAGGGCCACACCGAACTCTATCGCGGTGCCGAATACGTGGTCGATTTCCTGCCCAAGGTCAAGATCGAGGTCGTGGTGGATGACAATGTGGTCGAGCAGGCCGTGGATGCCATCATCAAGGCCGCCCGCACCGGCAAGATCGGCGACGGCAAGATCTTCGTGCAGGAAGTGGAACAGGTGATCCGTATCCGTACCGGCGAAACCGGGCCGGATGCCGTCTGA